A genomic segment from Kyrpidia tusciae DSM 2912 encodes:
- a CDS encoding ABC transporter permease, producing the protein MMEPLNSVKRTAETTGFDDSPQDRELTDRGSMDRGFIPRGNGRRKPSIFKPFQPISPTWYLALALCGFIGFLGIWSLVTYTGSVDKLFLPTPTDILQNGIRMFAEFNFLNDIFATVWRVLLGFALAAVVAVPLGILMGVYRPIEAILEPLVSFARYMPASAFIPLLILWVGIGDAEKVSVIFLGSLFSLILMVAVHVHHVRRELTEAAYTLGAKDGFVVRHVVIPAAFPEIYDTLRLVLGWAWTYVIVAELVAAKSGIGYVILQSQRMLQTADIIFGIVVIGFIGLLSDLLMKGLGSALFRWRE; encoded by the coding sequence ATGATGGAGCCGTTAAATTCAGTCAAACGAACCGCCGAGACAACGGGATTCGACGATTCCCCTCAAGATCGCGAGTTGACAGACCGGGGGTCGATGGACCGGGGGTTCATCCCCAGAGGCAACGGGCGCCGGAAACCTTCGATCTTCAAACCCTTTCAGCCGATCTCTCCAACGTGGTATTTGGCCCTGGCCCTGTGCGGCTTTATCGGCTTCCTGGGGATTTGGTCGCTGGTGACCTACACCGGCAGCGTCGATAAACTGTTTCTTCCCACGCCGACGGATATTTTGCAAAATGGGATCCGGATGTTCGCGGAGTTTAACTTTTTAAACGATATTTTCGCGACGGTGTGGAGGGTTTTGCTCGGATTCGCCCTGGCTGCGGTGGTTGCGGTGCCGCTCGGGATTCTCATGGGCGTGTATCGTCCGATTGAGGCGATCCTGGAGCCCCTGGTATCGTTTGCTCGGTATATGCCGGCCTCGGCTTTCATCCCCCTTCTGATTCTGTGGGTGGGGATCGGGGACGCCGAAAAGGTGTCGGTGATTTTCCTCGGGAGCCTTTTCTCATTGATTCTCATGGTGGCCGTCCATGTCCACCACGTTCGGCGGGAGCTGACCGAAGCGGCTTATACCCTGGGGGCAAAGGACGGGTTTGTCGTGCGCCACGTGGTGATTCCCGCCGCTTTTCCGGAAATCTATGATACCCTGCGGCTGGTGTTGGGGTGGGCCTGGACCTATGTGATCGTCGCGGAACTGGTGGCGGCCAAAAGCGGTATCGGCTATGTGATTCTTCAGTCCCAGCGCATGCTGCAGACTGCGGATATTATTTTTGGCATTGTCGTGATCGGGTTTATCGGTCTGCTGTCAGATCTCCTCATGAAAGGGCTCGGCTCCGCACTGTTTCGATGGCGGGAATAG
- a CDS encoding ABC transporter substrate-binding protein, which yields MQKNRLIRGAGIVGALALATGILGCGQSTSSPANGSGEAGGQAVGTVSIALSTWTGFAPLYVAEEKGFFDKEGVHVNLVKMESVADRRSALAANRIQGFTTTIDSHVVTAASGVPVVQVLAVDDSYGGDGVVAKKEIQSLADLKGKTVAVQTDGGASYFWFLYLLKQNHIDKNEIKFESMTAGDAGAAFVAKKVDAAVTWEPWLSRAEKTDFGHVLIKSDKTPGVITDTLGFRKDFVDAHPDAVKKVVRAWFDALDYIHKNPDDAYAIMAKNLGQSLDDFKSSVHEVRWYDQALNKQYFGNPVTDGQLYKLTEMAADFWVEQGIIKQKPNIAELVDGKFVE from the coding sequence ATGCAAAAAAATCGACTCATCCGCGGCGCGGGCATCGTCGGGGCCCTGGCCTTGGCAACCGGGATCCTGGGCTGTGGGCAAAGCACATCGAGCCCGGCGAACGGGTCGGGGGAAGCGGGCGGTCAGGCTGTGGGGACTGTTTCCATCGCGCTGTCCACGTGGACGGGCTTTGCGCCATTGTACGTGGCAGAAGAAAAAGGTTTTTTTGACAAAGAGGGCGTTCATGTCAACCTCGTGAAAATGGAAAGTGTGGCCGACCGGCGAAGCGCGTTGGCGGCCAACCGAATTCAGGGATTCACGACGACGATTGACAGCCACGTGGTGACGGCGGCCAGTGGCGTACCCGTGGTGCAAGTGCTGGCGGTGGATGACTCCTACGGCGGGGACGGTGTGGTGGCCAAAAAGGAGATTCAATCTCTGGCCGACCTCAAAGGAAAGACTGTGGCGGTACAAACGGACGGGGGCGCCAGTTACTTTTGGTTTCTCTATCTGTTGAAGCAAAATCATATCGATAAGAATGAGATCAAGTTTGAGAGCATGACGGCGGGGGACGCCGGGGCAGCCTTTGTGGCCAAAAAGGTGGATGCGGCGGTGACCTGGGAACCCTGGTTGTCCAGGGCTGAAAAGACGGACTTTGGCCACGTGCTCATCAAGAGCGACAAGACTCCCGGGGTGATCACCGACACCTTGGGATTCCGCAAGGATTTTGTCGATGCCCATCCGGATGCGGTGAAAAAAGTCGTTCGGGCGTGGTTTGACGCACTGGATTACATCCATAAGAACCCCGACGACGCTTACGCGATCATGGCCAAAAATCTCGGCCAGAGCCTTGACGATTTTAAAAGCAGTGTGCACGAGGTGCGCTGGTACGACCAGGCGTTGAATAAACAGTATTTTGGGAACCCCGTCACCGATGGGCAGCTTTACAAGTTGACGGAAATGGCGGCGGATTTTTGGGTGGAACAGGGGATCATCAAGCAAAAGCCAAACATTGCTGAACTCGTCGACGGAAAGTTCGTCGAATGA
- a CDS encoding NAD(P)H-dependent flavin oxidoreductase codes for MWNDTAVTRMLSVRYPIIQAPMAGGPTTPELVAAVSNEGGLGFLGAGYMSPDSIRAAIRRIRQLTDQTFGVNLFIPDQNIQVEREVVKAMIHHLKSLEALPEEVGREIDSIPMENAPGDTFAQQLEVILDEQIPVFSFTFGCPTQEQIKELKSRGIRVIGTATSVVEAVYLQEAGVDAVVAQGCEAGGHRGTFLGAHPSSLIGTITLVPQIVDRVRIPVIASGGIMDGRGIAACLTLGASAVQMGTAFLASRESGAHPAYKKALLHSRDTETVITDSFSGKPARGLRNTFISWMEQYDGPIPPYPIQNALTRPIRNWAARQADPEFISLWAGQGSAQSRDASARDIVRQLIQEVERAIGKPADRDTLFYI; via the coding sequence ATGTGGAATGACACTGCCGTCACACGCATGTTAAGCGTTCGATATCCCATTATCCAGGCCCCCATGGCAGGCGGGCCCACGACGCCGGAACTCGTCGCCGCGGTGTCCAATGAAGGCGGACTCGGTTTTCTCGGAGCCGGATATATGTCGCCCGACTCCATCCGGGCCGCCATTCGCCGGATCCGTCAGCTCACCGATCAGACATTTGGAGTAAACTTGTTTATTCCAGACCAGAACATCCAAGTGGAGAGGGAAGTCGTCAAGGCCATGATCCATCATTTAAAATCCCTCGAGGCGTTACCCGAGGAGGTGGGGAGGGAGATTGACAGCATTCCCATGGAAAATGCCCCCGGGGATACGTTTGCCCAACAGTTGGAAGTGATTTTAGATGAGCAAATTCCTGTCTTTAGCTTCACTTTCGGCTGCCCGACCCAAGAGCAAATCAAAGAGTTGAAATCCCGCGGAATCCGAGTGATCGGCACGGCCACCAGCGTGGTGGAAGCCGTATACCTCCAGGAGGCGGGTGTGGATGCCGTCGTGGCCCAGGGTTGCGAAGCGGGCGGCCACCGCGGGACCTTTCTCGGAGCCCACCCCTCCTCCCTTATCGGCACCATCACCCTGGTTCCCCAAATTGTGGACAGAGTCCGCATTCCGGTCATCGCCTCCGGAGGGATCATGGACGGCAGAGGGATCGCCGCTTGCCTCACCCTCGGGGCCTCCGCCGTTCAAATGGGCACCGCCTTTCTCGCCAGTCGGGAGAGCGGCGCACACCCGGCCTACAAGAAAGCCCTGCTCCACAGCCGCGACACCGAGACTGTCATCACGGACAGTTTTTCCGGAAAACCCGCCCGAGGCCTCAGAAACACCTTTATCTCGTGGATGGAACAATATGATGGCCCGATACCCCCGTATCCCATTCAGAATGCCCTCACCCGCCCCATTCGCAACTGGGCCGCACGACAAGCCGATCCCGAATTCATTTCTCTGTGGGCCGGCCAGGGTTCCGCACAGAGCCGGGACGCGAGCGCGAGAGACATCGTCCGGCAACTCATTCAAGAGGTGGAACGGGCAATCGGCAAGCCGGCTGACAGAGACACACTTTTTTATATATAA
- a CDS encoding ABC transporter ATP-binding protein, with protein MEPYIQISRVSKYFVKRRQALWAIKDISLDIASGELITILGPSGCGKSTLLRIVAGLETADEGVVHVAGERVDGPGADRGMVHQSYTLFPWLTVRQNIEFGLKVRGVPAESRREISSQYLQRVGLEGFADHYPKELSGGMKQRVAIARAFANDPRVLLLDEPFGALDAQTKTVMQEHLLEIWERSGKTVVFVTHDIEEAVFMADRVVVMTRRPGTIREIVKVDIPRPRDYHVRFSRPLIELKEYLTQAIREESGWTAQVGVSGGGSRGTASRVDAR; from the coding sequence GTGGAACCGTACATCCAAATCTCCCGGGTATCGAAGTATTTTGTAAAGAGGCGCCAAGCTCTTTGGGCCATCAAGGATATTTCATTAGATATTGCGTCCGGGGAGTTGATCACCATCCTGGGGCCGTCGGGCTGCGGAAAATCCACTCTGTTGCGGATCGTAGCCGGGCTGGAAACCGCGGATGAGGGGGTCGTGCACGTGGCCGGGGAGCGGGTGGATGGCCCGGGGGCCGACCGGGGCATGGTTCACCAGTCGTACACGCTGTTTCCCTGGCTGACCGTCCGCCAGAACATTGAGTTCGGGCTCAAGGTTCGGGGGGTCCCCGCCGAATCCCGGCGAGAGATTTCTTCGCAGTATTTGCAGAGAGTCGGTCTGGAAGGATTTGCCGATCATTACCCAAAGGAACTTTCCGGCGGGATGAAGCAGCGGGTGGCCATTGCCCGGGCCTTTGCGAACGATCCCCGGGTACTGTTGCTGGATGAGCCCTTTGGGGCTTTGGATGCGCAGACGAAAACAGTCATGCAAGAGCATTTGTTAGAAATTTGGGAGAGGAGCGGGAAAACGGTCGTGTTTGTCACCCACGACATTGAGGAGGCGGTGTTCATGGCGGACCGGGTGGTGGTCATGACCCGTCGGCCGGGGACGATTCGGGAAATCGTCAAGGTGGACATCCCCCGTCCCCGGGACTATCACGTGCGTTTCTCCCGGCCTCTTATCGAGTTAAAAGAGTATCTCACTCAGGCCATTCGCGAAGAGAGTGGATGGACGGCACAAGTTGGCGTATCGGGAGGGGGTAGCCGTGGCACAGCCTCTCGTGTGGATGCTCGATGA
- a CDS encoding integrase core domain-containing protein, which produces MRKHYSASFKAQVVLELLREEKTVAQLASEYASPREARESIRTFIHHYNHERPHQSLGYHTPAEIYLKGMRPEDPIRPQVSTEHTYCGKESA; this is translated from the coding sequence ATGCGAAAACATTACTCGGCTTCATTCAAAGCGCAGGTCGTTCTGGAACTTCTCAGGGAAGAGAAGACGGTTGCACAATTGGCCTCGGAGTACGCCAGCCCCAGGGAGGCGAGGGAGTCAATCAGAACATTCATTCACCATTACAATCATGAGCGGCCACACCAATCGTTGGGGTACCACACACCTGCCGAGATTTATCTGAAAGGGATGAGGCCAGAAGACCCTATACGTCCTCAAGTCTCTACCGAACATACATATTGTGGAAAGGAGAGTGCTTAA
- the hutU gene encoding urocanate hydratase, producing MSEGPIRAPRGNQLHCKGWIQEAAMRMLMNNLDPEVAEKPEELIVYGGTGKAARNWEAYRAIVRSLQELENDETLLVQSGKPVGIFKTHPEAPRVLISNAMLVPAWANWDVFRDLERKGLTMFGQMTAGSWIYIGSQGILQGTYETFAQAARRHASGSLKGKWVLTAGLGGMGGAQPLAVTMNGGAALIVEVDPARIDRRIQSGYCDLRADSLDEALGLVRGAVEEGRPLSVGLLGNAAEVYPEIVRRGVVPDFVTDQTSAHDPLNGYIPAGLSLPEAGALRKADPGEYVRRAKESIARHVQAMLDLQARGSVVFDYGNNIRQVAFEAGVREAFSFPGFVPAYIRPMFCEGKGPFRWAALSGDPADIRRTDELVLELFPENRSLARWIEMAREKVQFQGLPARICWLGYGERAKFGLALNELVRRGEISAPIVIGRDHLDCGSVASPNRETEGMKDGSDAVADWPILNALVNTSAGAGWVSVHHGGGVGIGYSIHAGMVVVADGSEEAEGRLRRVLTTDPGMGIIRHVDAGYDEAWETAQRHGVRIPMAEFAE from the coding sequence ATGTCGGAAGGGCCCATTCGCGCACCCCGGGGAAATCAACTGCACTGCAAGGGGTGGATTCAAGAAGCCGCCATGAGGATGTTGATGAACAATCTCGATCCCGAGGTGGCGGAGAAACCGGAGGAATTGATCGTGTACGGCGGGACGGGCAAGGCGGCCCGAAACTGGGAGGCCTATCGGGCGATCGTGCGGTCCCTGCAGGAGTTGGAGAATGATGAAACGCTTTTGGTGCAATCCGGCAAGCCCGTGGGGATTTTCAAGACCCACCCCGAGGCTCCCCGGGTGTTGATTTCGAACGCCATGCTGGTTCCGGCCTGGGCGAATTGGGACGTTTTCAGAGACTTGGAACGAAAGGGTCTCACCATGTTCGGACAAATGACGGCGGGCTCCTGGATTTATATCGGGTCCCAAGGAATTCTGCAGGGGACATACGAGACCTTTGCCCAAGCGGCGAGGCGGCACGCCTCGGGGTCGCTGAAGGGCAAATGGGTGTTGACCGCCGGGCTCGGCGGCATGGGCGGGGCTCAGCCTTTGGCCGTGACGATGAACGGCGGGGCGGCGCTGATCGTGGAGGTGGACCCCGCCCGCATCGACCGGCGGATTCAAAGCGGGTATTGCGATCTGCGGGCCGATTCCCTGGACGAGGCGCTGGGCTTGGTGCGGGGGGCTGTGGAGGAGGGACGTCCGCTGTCCGTCGGACTTTTGGGGAATGCGGCGGAGGTGTATCCGGAGATCGTCCGACGGGGAGTTGTTCCAGATTTTGTAACAGATCAAACGTCCGCCCACGACCCTTTAAACGGTTACATCCCCGCCGGCCTATCTCTGCCGGAAGCCGGGGCGTTGCGGAAGGCGGACCCCGGGGAGTACGTCCGGCGGGCGAAGGAGAGTATCGCCCGGCACGTGCAGGCCATGCTGGACCTTCAGGCCCGGGGTTCGGTGGTATTCGACTATGGGAATAACATTCGCCAGGTGGCCTTTGAGGCGGGGGTGCGGGAGGCGTTTTCGTTCCCGGGCTTTGTGCCGGCCTACATCCGGCCGATGTTCTGCGAGGGGAAGGGGCCCTTCCGGTGGGCGGCGCTGTCCGGGGATCCGGCGGATATTCGGCGCACGGACGAGCTGGTGTTGGAGCTGTTTCCGGAGAACCGGTCTCTGGCACGGTGGATTGAAATGGCCCGGGAAAAGGTGCAGTTCCAGGGGCTTCCGGCGAGGATTTGTTGGCTGGGATACGGCGAGCGGGCGAAGTTCGGCCTGGCGCTGAACGAGTTGGTCCGCCGGGGGGAGATCTCCGCACCCATCGTCATTGGACGGGATCATTTGGATTGCGGGTCGGTGGCGTCCCCGAACCGGGAAACGGAAGGGATGAAAGATGGGAGCGACGCCGTGGCCGATTGGCCGATTTTGAATGCGCTTGTCAACACGTCGGCCGGGGCGGGCTGGGTGTCGGTCCACCACGGAGGCGGTGTGGGGATCGGGTATTCGATTCACGCCGGGATGGTCGTGGTGGCAGACGGTTCTGAGGAGGCGGAGGGTCGATTGCGCCGGGTGTTGACCACCGATCCCGGGATGGGGATTATTCGCCACGTGGATGCGGGCTATGACGAGGCGTGGGAGACGGCCCAGAGGCACGGGGTGCGCATCCCGATGGCGGAATTCGCGGAATGA
- a CDS encoding amidohydrolase family protein — protein sequence MRRLYCPMMVYTRGRFWTEAAVLVENGVIQEVAPRIELEPWVDARERVDWSDLLLVPGTVNAHNHSFQSLLRGIAVDVPFLQWRDEALYRFSPHLDPEAIYYGALLAFGEMMRYGVTTVCDFFYVHQDGLECDEAVIRAAGDLGIRLVLARTLYDWPGAPAGYREPVDRAVARTRHLAAKYQGNPLVRVIPAPHSLHGASPEMVVAGHRLAEELECRFHIHVSEEPFEVEQVQAEHGLRPVELLDRLGVLDDKLVAIHAVWLDDGEIARMGEKGAHLVYCPSSNMFLADGVTKIPQLVKAGVSVALGTDGACSNNRTSVFEEMRMTALLQKVSTLDAAAVSAKQAFSMGTEVGGEVLELPVGRIEPGYAADFVGIDPGDWSMQPFHAGTDVVAQIVYAMQPQAIRRVVIAGEERVRDGSIAGLSREDVVMNVSAVMDRLHRLASKKTNT from the coding sequence GTGAGACGTCTGTATTGTCCGATGATGGTGTACACCAGGGGGAGATTCTGGACTGAAGCGGCGGTTCTCGTGGAAAATGGGGTGATTCAGGAGGTGGCGCCGAGGATTGAACTGGAGCCCTGGGTGGACGCCCGGGAGAGGGTGGATTGGTCGGATCTTCTCCTCGTGCCCGGGACGGTGAACGCTCACAATCATTCGTTCCAAAGTTTGCTCCGGGGGATTGCAGTGGATGTTCCCTTCTTGCAGTGGCGGGACGAGGCCCTTTATCGCTTCTCGCCTCATTTGGACCCCGAGGCGATCTATTACGGTGCCCTGCTGGCTTTTGGAGAGATGATGCGCTACGGGGTCACCACGGTGTGTGATTTTTTCTACGTCCACCAGGATGGGCTGGAGTGCGACGAAGCGGTCATCCGGGCGGCTGGGGATCTCGGGATTCGGCTGGTGCTGGCCCGGACCCTTTACGACTGGCCGGGCGCTCCGGCGGGTTACCGGGAGCCGGTGGACCGGGCGGTGGCCCGAACGCGTCATTTGGCGGCAAAATATCAGGGCAATCCCTTGGTGCGGGTCATCCCGGCCCCTCACAGTCTGCACGGGGCCTCTCCGGAGATGGTGGTGGCCGGCCACCGGCTGGCCGAGGAGTTGGAGTGCCGATTTCACATCCACGTCAGCGAAGAGCCTTTTGAGGTGGAGCAGGTCCAGGCAGAGCACGGTCTGAGGCCGGTGGAGTTGCTCGATCGACTGGGGGTATTGGACGACAAACTGGTGGCCATTCACGCGGTGTGGCTCGATGACGGGGAGATCGCCAGGATGGGGGAGAAGGGGGCGCACCTGGTGTACTGTCCCTCCAGCAACATGTTTCTGGCGGACGGGGTGACGAAGATCCCCCAACTCGTGAAGGCCGGCGTTTCGGTGGCCCTGGGGACGGACGGGGCGTGCAGCAACAACCGTACCAGCGTTTTCGAAGAGATGCGAATGACGGCATTATTACAGAAGGTGTCCACCCTTGACGCCGCGGCGGTGTCGGCCAAGCAGGCTTTTTCCATGGGGACGGAGGTGGGGGGCGAGGTTCTTGAACTGCCTGTGGGAAGGATTGAGCCGGGCTATGCCGCTGATTTTGTCGGAATCGACCCCGGGGACTGGTCGATGCAGCCTTTCCATGCGGGCACCGACGTGGTGGCCCAAATCGTGTACGCGATGCAGCCCCAAGCGATTCGCCGGGTGGTCATCGCCGGGGAGGAGCGCGTCCGGGACGGCTCGATCGCCGGACTTTCCAGGGAAGATGTTGTCATGAATGTTTCCGCGGTGATGGATAGATTACACCGTTTGGCCAGCAAGAAGACAAATACGTAA
- a CDS encoding Uma2 family endonuclease: MEVQLDPKQLERWERIDGVIYDMTPSPSTEHQRIVGRLFRDISGYLKGKTCECFTAPFDVYLDGNKSGNYVQPDITVVCDPSKLRPHGCVGVPDMVVEVLSPATAYKDKTVKLRAYKAAGVREYWIVDPHHQIVEVYRLTDTNVFPTVHNKDETVTVSIFEGLDINLRDIF; this comes from the coding sequence ATGGAAGTCCAGCTTGACCCCAAACAGTTGGAACGATGGGAACGTATCGACGGTGTGATTTACGACATGACCCCGTCGCCTTCCACAGAACACCAAAGGATTGTGGGCAGACTGTTTCGTGACATAAGCGGATATCTAAAAGGAAAAACGTGTGAATGTTTTACTGCACCCTTTGATGTTTACCTGGATGGTAACAAATCGGGAAATTATGTGCAACCAGACATCACAGTCGTGTGTGATCCATCGAAACTGCGTCCGCATGGATGTGTGGGCGTTCCGGATATGGTCGTGGAAGTTCTGTCACCTGCTACAGCATACAAGGACAAGACGGTCAAGCTCCGGGCCTACAAGGCTGCAGGAGTACGTGAATATTGGATTGTCGACCCACACCACCAGATTGTAGAAGTCTATCGACTGACTGATACCAACGTGTTCCCGACAGTACACAACAAGGACGAAACGGTCACGGTGAGCATCTTTGAAGGGCTGGACATCAACCTGCGGGACATATTCTAA
- the hutI gene encoding imidazolonepropionase: MEEALDLLVTGIGRLVTAEGTFPKGGKGMGMLKSIPKAAIAARARRVVAAGPEEEVLAAAGDRPVGRWLDAAGRLVTPGLIDAHTHLVHAGSREHELSLKLQGVSYLEILAAGGGIQRTVSDTRRAAEDDLYEKARRTLDVMMTMGTTTVEAKSGYGLEWETERKQLRVARELNRHHPMDVVSTFLGAHAVPGEYRDRPDDYVAQVAEEMVPAVAREHLAEFCDVFCEEGVFSVRQSRVILEAGRRWGLRPKVHADEMADTGGAELAAEVGAISADHLLHASEDGLRALAEGGVVAVLLPGTAFFLGETPAPARKMIDEFALPVALATDYNPGSSPTESLQLIMAMAAATMRMTPEEIVTAVTLNAACALGRGGETGTLEPGKWADFVLWEAENPAYLVYRFGVNHTHAVVKKGHVVAVNKKVVGSC, from the coding sequence ATGGAGGAGGCGCTGGATCTTCTGGTGACGGGGATCGGGAGGTTGGTGACGGCCGAGGGCACGTTTCCCAAGGGCGGCAAAGGGATGGGGATGCTGAAGAGCATTCCCAAAGCCGCCATCGCCGCGAGGGCGAGGCGCGTGGTGGCCGCCGGCCCCGAGGAGGAGGTTTTGGCCGCCGCGGGTGACCGGCCGGTGGGGAGGTGGTTGGATGCGGCCGGGCGATTGGTGACGCCAGGGTTGATCGATGCCCACACTCACCTGGTGCATGCGGGGTCCCGGGAGCACGAGCTGTCGCTGAAGTTGCAAGGGGTGTCTTATCTGGAGATCCTGGCTGCCGGCGGGGGGATCCAGCGCACGGTGTCGGACACGCGGAGGGCCGCCGAGGACGATCTGTACGAGAAGGCACGGCGGACACTGGATGTGATGATGACGATGGGGACGACCACGGTGGAGGCGAAAAGCGGGTACGGGTTGGAGTGGGAGACGGAACGGAAGCAGCTCCGGGTGGCTCGGGAGTTGAATCGGCACCACCCGATGGACGTCGTCTCCACGTTTTTGGGCGCTCACGCGGTGCCGGGGGAGTATCGGGATCGGCCGGACGATTATGTGGCCCAGGTGGCCGAGGAAATGGTGCCGGCGGTGGCGAGGGAGCATCTGGCGGAGTTCTGTGATGTGTTCTGCGAGGAGGGGGTGTTTTCGGTCCGGCAGTCCCGGGTGATTCTTGAAGCGGGGCGGCGCTGGGGCCTGCGTCCGAAGGTGCACGCCGATGAGATGGCGGACACGGGGGGTGCGGAGCTGGCGGCGGAGGTGGGGGCGATCTCGGCGGATCATCTGCTCCACGCCTCGGAGGACGGGTTGCGGGCCCTGGCAGAGGGAGGCGTGGTGGCGGTGCTGTTGCCGGGGACGGCGTTTTTCCTTGGGGAGACGCCCGCTCCGGCGCGGAAAATGATCGATGAGTTCGCGCTGCCCGTGGCATTGGCGACGGATTACAATCCCGGCAGCAGCCCGACGGAGTCGCTGCAGTTGATCATGGCCATGGCGGCGGCGACGATGCGCATGACGCCCGAGGAGATTGTGACGGCGGTGACTCTCAACGCGGCCTGCGCCCTTGGCCGGGGCGGGGAGACGGGGACATTGGAGCCCGGAAAATGGGCGGATTTTGTATTGTGGGAGGCGGAGAATCCGGCGTATCTCGTCTATCGTTTTGGGGTGAATCACACCCACGCCGTGGTGAAAAAGGGGCATGTGGTGGCTGTGAACAAAAAAGTCGTTGGATCGTGCTAG
- a CDS encoding C-terminal binding protein — MAQPLVWMLDDEWDDHSQEERYFSQIGWRFLVSTSRTLKEDYRLEGRQADALIQQVGFRLPTSLFEGMPNLKIVCVPGVGYDHVHVESATRRGIWVSNIPDYCTDEVADHTVAALMYFHRDLRGMDEDVRKGIWDPLRYVKNRRTAETMVGLVGFGRIGRRVAAKLAALGFRVAAFDRTVGDGMFREMGVTRLPIEMLMEKCDYVSLHLPATPETEGMLDAELLGKMPSHGVLINTSRGSVVDEAALVALLVRGKIRGAALDVFQVEPLPADHVLRRLPNVLLSPHAAYVTRESIDELKQKVCREVTLAVEGHKPVYALNRPQGSHRA, encoded by the coding sequence GTGGCACAGCCTCTCGTGTGGATGCTCGATGACGAATGGGATGACCACTCCCAGGAGGAGAGGTATTTTTCCCAGATCGGATGGCGGTTTCTCGTCTCGACCAGCCGCACGCTGAAGGAGGATTATCGGCTGGAAGGACGGCAGGCCGACGCTTTAATCCAACAAGTCGGGTTTCGACTCCCGACCTCGCTGTTTGAGGGGATGCCGAATCTAAAAATTGTGTGCGTCCCGGGGGTGGGGTATGATCACGTCCACGTCGAGTCGGCCACCAGGCGGGGTATCTGGGTGTCGAACATACCGGATTATTGCACCGATGAAGTGGCGGATCACACCGTGGCGGCGCTGATGTATTTTCATCGGGATTTACGGGGGATGGATGAGGACGTTCGCAAGGGGATCTGGGACCCGCTCCGGTATGTGAAAAACCGGAGAACGGCGGAAACGATGGTTGGCCTGGTGGGATTCGGCCGCATCGGCCGGAGGGTGGCGGCGAAGCTGGCTGCCCTGGGATTTCGGGTGGCGGCCTTTGATCGCACGGTGGGGGACGGGATGTTCCGGGAGATGGGGGTTACCCGGCTGCCCATTGAAATGTTGATGGAAAAATGCGACTACGTCAGTTTGCATCTGCCTGCGACGCCAGAGACGGAGGGCATGCTGGATGCTGAGCTATTGGGCAAAATGCCCTCCCACGGGGTGTTGATTAATACGTCCCGGGGGTCGGTGGTGGATGAGGCGGCCTTGGTGGCGCTCTTGGTGAGGGGAAAGATTCGCGGGGCGGCCTTGGACGTGTTTCAGGTGGAGCCCCTTCCGGCCGATCACGTCCTGCGAAGGCTGCCCAACGTTTTGCTCTCGCCCCACGCCGCGTATGTGACCAGGGAGTCCATTGACGAGTTGAAACAGAAAGTGTGCCGGGAAGTGACATTGGCCGTGGAGGGGCACAAGCCTGTGTACGCGTTGAATCGACCGCAGGGGTCTCACCGAGCCTAG